A part of Gossypium hirsutum isolate 1008001.06 chromosome A07, Gossypium_hirsutum_v2.1, whole genome shotgun sequence genomic DNA contains:
- the LOC107941029 gene encoding zinc finger protein CONSTANS-LIKE 9, with the protein MGYICDFCGNQPSTVYCRSDAACLCLSCDRNVHSANALSKRHSRTLLCERCNSQPAFVRCVEERVSFCQNCDLMGHSTSTLNSTHRRQTINCYSGCPSSAELSSIWSFFSQSPSAGESTCEQELRQMSITETSWYPTENTISQNDTGDAEVNRDYNVDRGSSWSGSSIPELRSGPGLLDQPAGTADTSLSELSCPQTKCPGVCEDDLYDDFNMDEIDLNLEKYEELFGLTLNHSEELFGNGGIDSLFGTKDMSATDSYQGAVAAEGSSVGLVNAIQPACSNAASADSMMSNKTDSILCFTARQDHSSFSFSGLTGESSGGDYQDCGASAMLLMGEVPWCPPSEGPFSSATRSDAVMRYKEKKKTRKFEKRVRYASRKARADVRKRVKGRFVKAGDDYDYDPLNPTRSC; encoded by the exons ATGGGTTACATTTGTGATTTCTGCGGAAATCAACCGTCAACAGTATATTGCCGGTCTGATGCTGCCTGTTTATGTTTGTCTTGCGATCGAAACGTCCATTCTGCTAACGCACTGTCAAAACGTCATTCGAGAACATTGTTATGTGAAAGATGCAATTCACAACCTGCTTTTGTTAGATGTGTTGAAGAAAGGGTATCTTTCTGTCAGAATTGTGATTTGATGGGTCACAGTACCTCTACCTTGAATTCGACACATAGGAGGCAAACAATTAATTGTTATTCTGGTTGCCCATCCTCGGCAGAACTTTCTTCCATATGGTCGTTTTTTTCGCAATCCCCTTCTGCAGGTGAATCTACATGTGAGCAGGAATTAAGGCAAATGAGCATCACTGAGACTTCCTGGTACCCTACCGAAAATACCATTAGCCAGAATGATACTGGTGATGCTGAAGTTAATCGTGATTACAATGTGGATAGGGGAAGTAGCTGGAGTGGGTCTTCAATTCCTGAACTCAGATCTGGACCAGGATTACTTGATCAGCCAGCTGGAACAGCCGACACATCATTATCCGAG TTATCTTGTCCTCAAACAAAGTGTCCTGGAGTTTGCGAAGATGATCTTTATGATGATTTCAACAtggatgaaattgatttgaaccttgaaaaatatgaagaactcttTGGATTAACTCTCAATCATTCAGAAGAACTTTTTGGGAATGGTGGGATTGATAGCTTATTTGGGACGAAGGACATGTCTGCTACTGATTCCTACCAGGGTGCAGTGGCTGCTGAG GGCTCATCTGTTGGACTGGTGAATGCAATCCAGCCAGCATGCAGCAATGCTGCATCTGCTGATTCCATGATGAGCAATAAAACCGATTCAATTTTGTGTTTTACGGCAAGGCAAGACCATTCGAGCTTCTCATTTTCTGGCCTTACTGGAGAGAGTAGCGGAGGAGATTACCAAGATTGTGGAGCTTCAGCAATGCTTCTCATGGGAGAGGTCCCTTGGTGTCCTCCATCTGAAGGCCCCTTCTCATCGGCAACTCGAAGTGATGCTGTCATGCGttacaaggaaaagaaaaaaacacgGAA GTTTGAAAAGCGAGTGAGATATGCCTCTCGAAAAGCAAGGGCTGATGTGAGAAAGCGTGTGAAGGGACGCTTTGTCAAAGCTGGTGATGACTATGATTATGATCCATTGAACCCAACTCGAAGCTGCTGA
- the LOC107941030 gene encoding uncharacterized protein produces the protein MDLEQNLESLSLQNSGETLSGKLRRLKVSSNVFFVYHDQDGFGNAIARALSPTPHPCSKAFELVDLELGDAKLNASITQFMDGENLKATMVMLDHLEPPLLSQAINSVLTKIADAEHIPSTVPTIIAPFLVPASKLKLEGRLFTTNSGKLPLYSIQVGPETDVSRAIAAKTQKPPPSLQIHYEPLACFLHLVRAANLPTSIIVGQRSQSPFNQALSEDLQTLYEIGQLAASTTGTYFQREQTSTNWIPTAKPASGGGVGEPWLAFYG, from the exons ATGGATCTAGAGCAAAATCTGGAATCACTCTCACTCCAAAACAGCGGAGAAACACTAAGTGGAAAGTTGCGGAGATTGAAGGTTTCTTCGAATGTGTTCTTCGTTTACCATGACCAAGATGGGTTCGGAAACGCCATCGCCCGAGCTCTCAGTCCTACTCCCCATCCTTGTAGTAAAGC CTTCGAGTTAGTCGACCTGGAATTAGGGGATGCAAAACTGAATGCCTCTATTACTCAATTTATGGATGGAGAAAATCTAAAG GCAACAATGGTAATGTTGGATCATTTGGAGCCGCCACTACTGTCACAGGCTATAAATTCAGTTCTGACTAAAATAGCAGATGCAGAGCACATACCATCTACCGTACCCACTATCATAGCCCCTTTTCTTGTACCGGCATCAAAGCTGAAGTTGGAAGGTAGGTTGTTTACAACAAATAGCGGCAAGCTTCCTCTCTATAGTATCCAAGTAGGCCCCGAGACTGATGTAAGTCGAGCCATTGCTGCCAAAACCCAGAAGCCACCTCCATCTTTGCAAATTCATTACGAGCCTTTAGCCTGCTTTCTTCACCTGGTCCGTGCTGCAAACTTGCCAACTTCTATTATAGTCGGGCAAAGAAGCCAAAGCCCATTTAATCAAGCTTTAAGTGAGGACCTGCAG ACCCTGTATGAGATAGGACAGCTTGCGGCAAGCACGACTGGGACATACTTCCAGAGAGAGCAAACTAGCACAAATTGGATTCCAACAGCAAAGCCAGCAAGTGGTGGTGGTGTTGGAGAGCCATGGCTTGCATTCTATGGTTAA
- the LOC107941028 gene encoding uncharacterized protein yields MAFHFPLRTQSVGSSAYYAERITEEPHPQTNNKNAQTTVTLMYQTNIVGYCRNVKILWCKNLMNHSLSILVNSTQGNFQYSCKIDLKPWHFWSKKGYKSFEVEGSQVDVYWDLRSAKFTSGPEPVSDYYVALVADEEVVLLLGDYKKKAYKRTKARPALVQPLLIYKKENVFAKKSFATRARFDEKSKEHEIVVESSMTGIKDPEMWISIDGVVLIHVKNLQWKFRGNQTVLVDKQPVQVMWDVHDWMFSSLGTGHGVFIFKPVVADAESDKEGSSQEGDSDAGSKYYSTLSPATASEFSLFLYAWKIE; encoded by the coding sequence ATGGCATTTCATTTTCCCTTGAGAACTCAGTCAGTTGGAAGCTCGGCGTATTATGCAGAAAGAATAACGGAAGAACCTCACCCTCAGACAAACAACAAAAACGCTCAGACCACCGTCACGTTGATGTACCAAACGAACATAGTAGGTTATTGTCGGAATGTCAAGATTTTGTGGTGTAAGAACCTTATGAACCATTCTCTCAGCATCCTGGTGAATAGCACGCAAGGTAATTTCCAATACTCGTGCAAGATCGATCTTAAGCCATGGCATTTCTGGAGCAAAAAAGGGTATAAATCCTTTGAGGTTGAAGGGAGCCAAGTGGATGTTTACTGGGATCTTCGTTCAGCTAAATTCACCAGTGGCCCCGAACCTGTCTCGGACTATTATGTCGCCCTAGTTGCTGACGAAGAGGTGGTTCTATTATTGGGggattacaagaaaaaggcataCAAAAGAACGAAAGCGAGACCGGCTTTGGTTCAACCCCTTTTGATTTACAAGAAGGAAAACGTGTTTGCCAAGAAAAGCTTCGCGACACGAGCTAGATTCGATGAAAAAAGCAAAGAACACGAAATTGTTGTTGAGAGTTCGATGACTGGAATAAAAGATCCTGAAATGTGGATTAGCATCGATGGTGTAGTTTTGATTCACGTCAAGAATTTGCAATGGAAATTCAGAGGGAACCAGACTGTTCTGGTCGATAAGCAACCGGTTCAAGTCATGTGGGATGTCCATGACTGGATGTTTAGCAGCCTTGGAACTGGCCACGGCGTGTTCATATTCAAACCGGTGGTGGCTGATGCAGAGAGTGACAAAGAAGGAAGTAGCCAAGAAGGAGACAGCGATGCCGGAAGCAAGTACTATTCTACACTAAGCCCCGCCACGGCATCCGAATTCAGCTTGTTCCTTTATGCCTGGAAAATTGAGTGA